A stretch of DNA from Bombus huntii isolate Logan2020A chromosome 15, iyBomHunt1.1, whole genome shotgun sequence:
gTAATCGTATTCATCGTGTGTAAAACATCGCACATGTAGGGAAATCAGGGTtgaatgtattttttaataaatttattttacagcACTTCTTGCAATTCATAAACTTCTTTTGCACGGTTTTTTTATCTTACGTCACACAAACTAACTGCACTATTTCGATATTTACGCACGGTGTTTGcatctttctttttacgttACGGGACGTTTCATTATTTAATCttgtacgttatatgttttggAATTTAAAGAGAAGCGTTAATAGAATATAATGGAGAGCAACGTGGTAAAACGTTTTGTGGAGAGAATTCGTTCTATAATTCGCGTATCATCCCTTGGAAATATCGAGCTTGCTCCCCTGCATCGTTACTGACAAAGTAGGCCAAGAACAAGGTTAACACTCGCATGGCCGTCGCGGTCTGGGTTTGCTCAGAGCCAGTAATGCATTTTCTTcctgaattttttattatatttaatattatatttatataattatatatttataatattataattataattcgaagcttaattttaaaaatattatgaaaattggAATCATAGCGaatttaatttgataattaaaattattgacttttaatactttttttttcttgattTCTTGTACAACGCTATTATTTCTACAAAGAATTTGAATTATCTCAAATTTGATTACATTTTCCATAACTAAAAGTcttgaaaattaaaagaaaaattactgtggcataacaatttaaaaattgtaacaaTGTTAATCAAAACATATTCCATTCGCGTAAATCAAGCTTTTCTAATTGAAAGCACCAGAATATCACACAAAACTAAAAGTGATGATACATGAAACTGTAGCAATTGTCACGATTGAATTTCATCAAATAtgcaaatttttcgtttcactATTCGAATATTGTTGATACATGTATACTACTGTCGATATTTTACTGTGCGATTATTTATTTGTGATAATGTTACTATTTTCGATAAGTATTTTAAAACTTCAATTTTGCGATTACAATacttatgtaatatttaactAACTACGCATTTACAGAAAGGttcaatatttgaaaaaaataactGACGTAAAATTGAAACTAGATAGATGCATGTTACAAACGATAAAGATTAGATCAAAACTAGCTTGAAAAATGTAGCATTAAAATGACTCAAAAACAAGTGATCATTTTTTCTGTTTAAGAAATGTGTAAATTATTGACATCGTAAATTATACGTTAAATGAACGTCGATCATTTTTTTTCGTACATATTACTTTGTCTGTTATTGgctttcaaattaaatttgagATTATCTTAAGTAGAGATCTGCACGTCCAAAGAAACAGTTCTCTAAAACGTACtttttaaaaagtttttacAATAAGATACAACACTATATGttcaataacaataataataatctttaaatcatagttaatattttttatttaattagtcagtcatttatatatagagataatataataataagattactGACAAATTCCGTAAGTTACACTATATTTACATTAgacataaatgtataataaattgcaTAATAGACTAAATAgtataaaagagaaatttattCTGGTTTTTCGGGACACGATACTTTAGGTTTGTTAGACGATTCTGAATCTGTTTTGTTAGCTCTATTTGATCGCAAAACCGCGCCTGGACTAGGATATGGCCTCATTTGATAAAGTGGTCCTGAAGCAGTTGTGTCTGCTCCTGTTTTAGCTTCATTGTGTCGTGCTAAACCATCAGACCATTTTCCCctataaaaatcaaataatttgaaCGTGTTGTTGTctatatatgaaaattaattttatcataattactttattaatataaattaataaataaaatgaaatttaccGTGGAATATCACTGTAAGATGCTGGATCCATAGGATCTAAAGTTCtgtctttcttctctttgctctCAGATTTTTCTAATCTTTGATTTCTTTTACTATCTCCTGGTTTGTGTCTTGATCTAGtctctaattttttatctttctttgtGTCTGGTTCATCCACCTagataattaaacaattatttgtGATAGTGCTAAAATATACTGGgcattacatttttattaaattgaaGAAACTGATTACTAACTTCCATTGGCTCTTGTTCACTACCACTGTCATCACTAGACATATTGTCATCCTGATCTGCTGCTTTTAGATGTAATTCTTCTCTTAACTGAGAAGCTGGTTGAGATATTTGACATTTTGGGTGGCCCGGTGGTAACCAAGATACCAAATCAGATGACCAGTCCCAATAATAATGTTGGCCACTATTgatgaattaaataattatatgaaatttgatataaaCATATTTTCCCTAGAAATTATAAGTAGAAAAAATTGATACTAACGATCCAGGGTCATAAACAGCTTTCCAGGTTTCTGGTAAGGGATACTTctgtattaattttaattgcttTTTCAAGTATTTGTCAGAAGGTTGTACATGTCCAAGACCCCATAACTCTTTGCACTTTTTTGTACAttcatgataaatattatacttattgGGACAACCACTATATCcctaaaataaaacgtttattatttaatatttttatattatggatatttgcattattatttatcgttactgtatttaatattttataatagtttttgatataatatttaccataaatttttgtgatatgtcaATTTGGTTAATATCATCTTTTGTACTATCATAATCTTCAGCTATTACTTCTTCATGGATTTTTTTTCTTGATTCTTTTTTTGTagattctaaaaatattatttgatttataCATGATGTTGTATCCTcagcattttttaaatttgattaTGTATGAAAACATTAAGGTTATGTTCATTCTGAAttacatattaataatttgatCTTTATAGTATTTATGAAGCATAAAGTAGTAAGATAAAAaactattattaattaaattatcaattCGATATAAAATGATATTGTTGGTTATACTGTGTTTTATGCacaaatgaataaaattattataccgTGTTTTTCTGATCCAGTAATAAGCCCTCTTTTAGCAAGCCGTGCAGCTAATGCAGCTGGAAGTGgcattttagaattttagtaCTTCTTCACTTCCTTTCTTTCAAGTATGCtcttaatatgaaaatattcacACAATTTACCAACAGAAAATTTCCTTATTCGAATTTCGAATACACGTAAATTTCAGTCTGTCGGAACTTACATAACCTCATAACATTTAACGACGAAAGCGCCAAACAAATTCCAGATAGATGTAgatatatgatatatgtataattttctaaatcttttttatcattgtgaaataattttttaaatttcaaaattaagcTATTTCCTATGAAATTAttcagaaatttttattttttatttttagtaacTAAAAGTAGTCGTTGCCTACTGTTGGTAAGTGTAACAATTTAAATGCCTTTACTCCTTGTAAAGtttagaaacaaaaaaatgtattCATAACAAGATTTGATTTTGTAACTTTCATTACTATAgttttgataattttatattgcatATCATTTTTACTATATACGTATGTAGCTTTCATGACTTCTGTTTTATAGTTTTATAGTTTTTATTACACATTATTTTACATACTTCAAACACCCTGAAGACACTgagtatatttttaaatctataaagaagaaaatttaattgtaatttctaGAACTTGTCcttaattgttaaaaaaatggTTTAAATATGTACAAGAATACATGCGaaacaattattataaagCTGAAAAAATATGATAAGATGTGGACTATGGATTTTACACACATTGATTCAAGCGTCTTGAATAGATGAAAGGATAGAATAAGGAGAAATGgggtaaaaaaataatttcgaaaaaaTGCTCGACTTCATAGACGACACATGGTGACAGTAATCGTtcagaatatatttacaagagCAGTACAAAGAATAACGCGATATTACACGTACATATTTGTTGATACGTATACTAACAAGTAATTGGTAAGCAGGTGAACagtttaattgttaattgagGCACGTGACAATAAGGCATTTCTACAGAGGACAAAATACGATCGTGCATATGTaagatttcatttttccaCGCTTCTTCAATGTTTGTTCATTATTTAAAGCATCTTGAACttgttaattatatttgaGAACGATTTGCGACTTCTGTATATCATGTGTTCCTCTTAAAAAGCTGTTAGAGTCATATGTGCCACGTGTTGTATTAAtcatgattatttaaaaattttaaacacaCGTATATCTTCTTTAAAACATGccttttactttttattaaaaaatatcttaggaagaattttatttccttttttaaattgacttaatttttttttttaggtcATACATCTCTAAATTTCAAGCTCAATAAAAAGACATTTTATGCCATGACCTGTAACAACATGATCTTGGAGTAATATTaactaaatttaaaatatattagcaaTATGCACTTTATTACTAAAAGATGAAAACATATATAGCGAAAATGTTTAACGAGATCACTGTAAGTGAAACACCTATACATACTAATATAAATcaacgaaaatattttaccGATACCTCAGATCTTTTGAAGATCATGTTGCAACAGGATATTGAACTCGCTctataattatgataattaaCAGACTgcagatatttatgcatttatgaggAATTTAAAGTGGAAAAACCCTCAGAATGGATATAATGcataaaaatgtatacaataCCCAAAATACATGATATTTAAagaatgaaacaaatttttgtttagaTTCTATTTCATtaatcatatttataaaaatatgaatattgtTTGGATATTTGCAGTCCAGTAATTTACAATAACCTTGAATGCACACATTGTTTTTTGCTAATTCTTAGTAAATTTTAGACTAATTTCTTTTCAAGATTTTTGTTTATATGTTTTAGAATATCGAAggcattaaaaatataatggcAAACAAGAAACCTCTGAACGTCTGTAACGTCTGAAAATTTAGTTAACGTAACCGAGCGAAGTAGAGTCGTAGAGCGGCGCTGATCTTACATGTACACGATCGTATGAATTACATTAGTGGACGTCACAATGAAAGTTGTGTTAGTACGTCGGTGCAAAAAATGCGTATCTGTGTGTTATTTATCGCTTCTCTGCGTCTCATTACACCGATTACTGATTACACAATAGTATACCACATTATGTATTCGTTTAGAATGTGTTCATGTATACTTGTGTATGTACGTGTTATGTGTGTGTATGCATGTGCACAGATTGTACAAACGTGGTAGAAAGATTTAtcgatagaaaattaattacaagtTTGAAAGTAAAGAGTCTTGAGATCAAGAAGTGTCGAAGTTTAGATAGATTATGATGATCGAGCGACATCCAATGGGTACGGATTGTACACATGTAATATGGTGTTTCAACATTTGCGGTGCGACACTTTACACAAGGAAAATACGTGTTTTCGTTCCTATCGAGAaaacagaaagagaaagagacaaTGAGATAATGAAGCAGAAACGCGCTTCTCACTGATAgagaacaaaattattaaaaaattatctaaGAATTTCGACACacaaaacaatttgaaaaaatgaaatacctgaaaaatattaaaattataattttataattttaacaattttctagTAATATTTTGCTTCAAAAATTCTTTTGTAATTCGTTAATTTTAGCCacaaaaaaattgaaatataggAATAGTATTTTGTATAGACAATATGCACGTGTTCGTTTTTTGTATATGATCAGGAATATTGAACAACGAAGATGTATATATTAAGGGGAAAGAGATGTTTACGAAGTGGACAGTCATGAGATCAATGAATGAAACATGATTATGAATTAAAGAGAAGAATTTACAATGACCACAGAAACACATCACAGTGTTAGTAGTTTTGTTTATTGGAACGTGTGCGAATCTTATTGTTggtctttcattttaaaacaTGATATATAAGTGTTTTAGTAGATGAGTTATTAtaagttttaaaaaatttcaaatgtagaaatttttaatagaaaattcatatttcattcGTACACGTCCAATGGCTCAACAAAGACGCACAGTTTACACAACAATATGTGTATACACATTTTTTCTAGCCACATAATTTATGCGAATGGATTGTAATagatgaaatatatattttctactgtgttttaatatatattatcttcTTGAAACGAAGATACTATCTTTCTATTAACCaattctttaatttaaaaagacTCTGAATTCTcttaaatttttatgattttaattttaagtgTTCATTAAATCTGGAAAAATTCACAAATTAAGAGAATATAACAAATGCATATATCACATATTTTACAATCCACTAACATTGAAGAGAAGACCATGGAACAGgcaatattttgtaaatacatCAATTATTTTGTACATAGGAAACTAATGATTTTTTAGTCTCACACATACCTCTCGACATCATATCCGGTATCGAAGAAACTCAGATTCGAGCTTAAATTTGAattcattttctataaaatttcctttctCCTTATAACACTGAAccgttagaaaaatatttaactatgaattatattatatctgtGCTTCGGTAAAAATGGCACCTTTTCTAACATAATTCTTGTGCGAAAAGATAAATCAATTGATCAAAACAatcgatttatttaaaaaagatttcactagaaaaaaatacaattatcGTGTACCTATTTTATGCAAGTTCTTTGAAGGTTAGTCgaatgttaaatacattaattgTATAAGATATCTAACCTTCAAAAAAAGATATTCGTAACAAAATTTGACTGTACAAATTATATCACAATTGGTGAAAAATTGTTCATTTGCTTCGAACAAACCATGTATAGATGTTGGTACACACTTTCCAAGCACGTGCGAATCCGATATTTTTCTCTGCGTAGCACACTATAATTTATGAATGACCTTGGTGGTCCAACgttcaaatttttctataactTCCTAACACTTTACTTCTTTTCTTATTCTCCTgcattctatattttcaaaatttatctacatttaatcaaaaaaaaaaaaaaaaaagaaaaataattaatatatataaatataaagaatcATAAAAATGTCATTAAGCCTTAAAGAATATTAAGGGACGTTAGTActatgataaattaattttaaacaatattgttcgcaaaatatatcgatatcgatattattattattatttcccTATTCTGAAATTTCggaattcattttttttttttcaaaattcgaCTAACCTAtctttcgatcgatcgatcgactcGATTCGCACATGCTCGAGTGGCACTTAAATAAAATACTGCCAAATATAAAAACCAAGTAAAATGTATTCTATGAGAAACATCATATCATTATGCTGATACACTGAAATATAACCACAATGCGTGTTTACAATGTTTCGCGCGCGCACGTGTTCATGTCATATGTGTGTTTATACGTCTGTAAAATGTTTATGCGTATATGTGTATTTTAGTGTATTGTTATGTACGAGGAGAAATAGTTTTTGTGATGTGCATAGAGACCGTACGAAATAATCATCGATATTAATTTTCCCTAATTTCTCAAACCTAATTCGCTAATAATTATACTGACCGAGCAATGGATGATGCGGCGCGTATGGTAGTTTGTGatcagtaataataataataataataataataataataataataataataataataataataataataattaataataataataataattaataataataataattaataataataataataataataataattaataataatacagatataacgataataataatagttaataataataataatagtaataatagtGGTGATCGTGGTAGTACTAGTAATAGTTATAGTAATAGCAAATAGTAATAATCGCGATGACCGATGATCGATGAAAGATGGGCCTTGACAAGGATTCAcgatgattattattattcgtatAGGATATTGACAATAACATGTAACAACGACCGGATATGTCGAGCACCAAAGAAATACGTGTAATCTAGTTATGTTTAAATCGGGCAATTGCGAGCACTTTaaaataagttattttttttAGGTTGGTTCTACCGtcatctttatattttaacaatGAAAAGGGTCGAAGTATTACGTCAATCGATAACAATAGATAAGAGAATCGTAatagagaatatttttatatataatcgTAATAGAGAGTATCCTCAGAATGATAATGGATTTTTAACAGTTTTATTATTGAACAAGTGTCTAATTGGCAAtctcaattaaaaaaaatataacgttattaaagaaatacatCGGTCGTTTGGAAAAGGCAAAGTGAGCAATTCCACAAATTAAAATGCAGAGAAAGGTGATGGTGTTATCACTTTTCAAATTTTAGGATTCGCTGTTACTTATATCACTCtattagaataaataaatttgtggGAATAAATCTTGTAACTTGTGTAATTatgaatatgaaaattaattacgaaattGACAAAGAGTGGAGTTAATGGGCTTGGTTCGTAAGAGGCTCatatgttattaaattaacgctattttaatattaatttctgaaTATTAGGTATGTCTTTATCGATTTAAATTTTAGTTTTGCATATtacaaaaatgtttaattttaaatgtatTCATTCAACGCAATTTAATTGTGATCGACTTTTTTGTGAATGATTATCGAAACGGGGAAAagtaagaagaaagaaagtgaCTCGCATGTGCTCGATTTTCGCGCGACAATTGCCGGTACCATTTCTATTCTGGTGTGTCCATTATTGTACCATCATCAGCGTGTGACATCTTTTTCGACGTGCATTATCAATGAACAAACAAGACGAATAAGCGTGTCCTTCGTAAAATCGTCTCGCAAATTTCACGGATATACAACGATCTTGACAACCACGTGACAGAGGTGATGAATTACAATTACGATTTTTCAATAGTTCAAGAATATTACCAGAAAAAAGAGCACAGAGAACGAAAAAAGgtcgaaaaagaaagaaacaaataagGAGGATATgcaaaggaaaaaaagatGATCGAATTGTCTCGGTTTGAAAAATGGTGAGAAATGTTCACGATAAATGACACTATTATGAATTACGGGAgggggaaaaaaaaagaaaaataaaaaaaagattacTTTCCTTTCTGTTTTCGCAGATTTATCACTGGCTACTTAAACGCACAACTCTATAATACGccataatatattttttctgcTTTTTCTTGTGTTTGTGTTTGTctgtttaataataatatctatataGCACGTTACGCGGTTACTTTTTTTAACTTCGgtataattacatatacagAGTGGTTGTTATTTCTTTCTATTGTTAAACTCCTTTATAcacttttttccttttcctctttttctcgcTCTTTCTTCATTGTACTCTGCACTCGACGTTCAAGTGGGCCgctctttctttttgtttgtCAACAGTGCAACGTAAACAGATTTTTCATTCTTCACCATTTGCTtctttatgtatatatatatatatatcgtacaAATAACAATATATCGCTacgcaataatatttaaaaagtatgTTAATAAT
This window harbors:
- the LOC126874058 gene encoding polyglutamine-binding protein 1, which produces MPLPAALAARLAKRGLITGSEKHESTKKESRKKIHEEVIAEDYDSTKDDINQIDISQKFMGYSGCPNKYNIYHECTKKCKELWGLGHVQPSDKYLKKQLKLIQKYPLPETWKAVYDPGSGQHYYWDWSSDLVSWLPPGHPKCQISQPASQLREELHLKAADQDDNMSSDDSGSEQEPMEVDEPDTKKDKKLETRSRHKPGDSKRNQRLEKSESKEKKDRTLDPMDPASYSDIPRGKWSDGLARHNEAKTGADTTASGPLYQMRPYPSPGAVLRSNRANKTDSESSNKPKVSCPEKPE